A window of Apium graveolens cultivar Ventura chromosome 8, ASM990537v1, whole genome shotgun sequence contains these coding sequences:
- the LOC141677550 gene encoding putative serine/threonine-protein kinase PBL16 isoform X1, translating into MGNCSCGLRPSFYRISANAKSESPNDCCTSTSKDRNEERKLPTNPEEVEYLRRSSATNPLIVFTYDELKTVTSNFRQDNMLGGGGFGSVYKGFISDDKNEEPEPIPVAVKVHDGDNSYQGHREWLAEVIFLGQLSHPNLVKLIGYCCEDEYRVLVYEYMARGSVENNLFSRVLLPLPWSIRMKIAYGAAKGLAFLHEAEKPVIYRDFKTSNILLDKDYNAKLSDFGLAKDGPVGDKSHVSTRIMGTYGYAAPEYIMTGHLTPRSDVYSYGVVLLELLTGRKSLEKSRPPREQNLTDWALPMLKEKKKLLNLVDPRLEGDYPVKAFQKGAMLAYHCLNRNPKARPLMRDIVDSLEPLQVPCDVTAEKADVTVIVKNPNTVSGEDDAHKA; encoded by the exons ATGGGTAATTGCAGTTGTGGTTTGAGACCTTCTTTTTACAGAATTTCTGCTAATGCTAAGTCAG AGTCTCCAAATGATTGTTGCACATCAACATCCAAGGACAGGAATGAGGAAAGGAAGCTTCCGACAAATCCCGAAGAAGTCGAATACCTGCGACGCAGTTCAGCTACAAATCCATTGATCGTGTTTACATACGATGAATTGAAGACAGTCACCTCGAACTTTAGACAAGACAATATGTTAGGCGGGGGAGGATTTGGAAGTGTTTACAAGGGCTTTATTTCTGATGATAAAAATGAGGAACCTGAGCCAATTCCAGTTGCTGTTAAGGTCCATGACGGTGACAATAGTTATCAAGGGCATAGGGAATGGCTG GCTGAAGTCATATTTTTGGGCCAACTTTCACATCCAAATCTGGTTAAATTGATTGGGTACTGCTGCGAGGATGAGTATCGTGTTCTAGTGTATGAGTATATGGCTCGAGGTAGCGTGGAGAACAATCTATTTTCAA GAGTTCTGCTTCCGCTTCCCTGGTCCATCCGTATGAAGATAGCATATGGTGCTGCCAAAGGCCTTGCGTTTCTTCATGAGGCTGAAAAACCTGTCATCTACCGTGATTTTAAAACATCTAATATATTGTTAGACAAG GACTACAACGCAAAGCTTTCTGACTTTGGACTCGCAAAGGATGGACCAGTAGGCGATAAATCTCATGTTTCTACCCGTATAATGGGAACATATGGATATGCAGCACCAGAGTATATCATGACAG GTCATTTGACTCCTAGAAGTGATGTTTACAGCTATGGTGTTGTTCTTCTTGAGCTCTTAACAGGAAGAAAATCTTTGGAAAAATCTCGGCCACCCCGTGAACAAAATCTTACTGATTGGGCACTCCCTATGCTAAAAGAGAAGAAGAAGTTGCTTAATCTTGTCGATCCTAGGTTGGAGGGGGATTATCCTGTTAAAGCATTTCAAAAGGGGGCAATGCTAGCTTACCATTGCTTAAACCGTAATCCTAAAGCAAGGCCACTCATGCGAGATATAGTAGATTCCTTGGAACCTCTGCAGGTTCCTTGTGATGTCACTGCTGAAAAAGCTGATGTAACTGTGATTGTAAAAAATCCAAATACAGTATCCGGAGAAGATGATGCACACAAAGCATGA
- the LOC141677550 gene encoding putative serine/threonine-protein kinase PBL16 isoform X2, whose product MGNCSCGLRPSFYRISANAKSESPNDCCTSTSKDRNEERKLPTNPEEVEYLRRSSATNPLIVFTYDELKTVTSNFRQDNMLGGGGFGSVYKGFISDDKNEEPEPIPVAVKVHDGDNSYQGHREWLAEVIFLGQLSHPNLVKLIGYCCEDEYRVLVYEYMARGSVENNLFSRVLLPLPWSIRMKIAYGAAKGLAFLHEAEKPVIYRDFKTSNILLDKDYNAKLSDFGLAKDGPVGDKSHVSTRIMGTYGYAAPEYIMTGRKSLEKSRPPREQNLTDWALPMLKEKKKLLNLVDPRLEGDYPVKAFQKGAMLAYHCLNRNPKARPLMRDIVDSLEPLQVPCDVTAEKADVTVIVKNPNTVSGEDDAHKA is encoded by the exons ATGGGTAATTGCAGTTGTGGTTTGAGACCTTCTTTTTACAGAATTTCTGCTAATGCTAAGTCAG AGTCTCCAAATGATTGTTGCACATCAACATCCAAGGACAGGAATGAGGAAAGGAAGCTTCCGACAAATCCCGAAGAAGTCGAATACCTGCGACGCAGTTCAGCTACAAATCCATTGATCGTGTTTACATACGATGAATTGAAGACAGTCACCTCGAACTTTAGACAAGACAATATGTTAGGCGGGGGAGGATTTGGAAGTGTTTACAAGGGCTTTATTTCTGATGATAAAAATGAGGAACCTGAGCCAATTCCAGTTGCTGTTAAGGTCCATGACGGTGACAATAGTTATCAAGGGCATAGGGAATGGCTG GCTGAAGTCATATTTTTGGGCCAACTTTCACATCCAAATCTGGTTAAATTGATTGGGTACTGCTGCGAGGATGAGTATCGTGTTCTAGTGTATGAGTATATGGCTCGAGGTAGCGTGGAGAACAATCTATTTTCAA GAGTTCTGCTTCCGCTTCCCTGGTCCATCCGTATGAAGATAGCATATGGTGCTGCCAAAGGCCTTGCGTTTCTTCATGAGGCTGAAAAACCTGTCATCTACCGTGATTTTAAAACATCTAATATATTGTTAGACAAG GACTACAACGCAAAGCTTTCTGACTTTGGACTCGCAAAGGATGGACCAGTAGGCGATAAATCTCATGTTTCTACCCGTATAATGGGAACATATGGATATGCAGCACCAGAGTATATCATGACAG GAAGAAAATCTTTGGAAAAATCTCGGCCACCCCGTGAACAAAATCTTACTGATTGGGCACTCCCTATGCTAAAAGAGAAGAAGAAGTTGCTTAATCTTGTCGATCCTAGGTTGGAGGGGGATTATCCTGTTAAAGCATTTCAAAAGGGGGCAATGCTAGCTTACCATTGCTTAAACCGTAATCCTAAAGCAAGGCCACTCATGCGAGATATAGTAGATTCCTTGGAACCTCTGCAGGTTCCTTGTGATGTCACTGCTGAAAAAGCTGATGTAACTGTGATTGTAAAAAATCCAAATACAGTATCCGGAGAAGATGATGCACACAAAGCATGA